Sequence from the Mesorhizobium sp. PAMC28654 genome:
CAGGATCGCCAGGTGCTTGGTCACCGCCTGGCGCGTCATGTCCATCTCCGCGCATAGCGCGTTCAGCGGCTGCCCGTTCCGCTCATGGAGGCTATCCAGCAATTGCCGGCGTGTCGGGTCGGCCAAGGCGCGAAAGACGGCATCCATGCTCATGGCTCAATATGCAACCATTTAGTTGCATGTCAAGCAATAAACCTTGCACGGCGGCACTATGGTCGTCGTTGGATGAGGTCAGCGCTTGCGGTTGAACCAGAAGGCGTCGGGCATCCTGGACATGCCGATGCGTTCGTAGAAACCGACGGCGTCGGGCACGGAGATCAGGCTGATGGCGACGGAGGGACCAAGCTGGAGCCGCGCCTCGTTCAGCAGGCCCTTGCCGATGCCAAGCCCCTGTGCCGATCCGGAAACGGCAAGTTCCGAGATATAGCAGACCCAGGAAAAGTCGGTGATGCCACGGGCAACGCCGACCAGCGGCTTGCCGGCGATATCGAGGCGGGCCGTCAGCACCAGGTTGGCGCCCGACAGCATCGTCTTCAGCCGGGCTTCGTCATCGATGGGGCGTGTCTCGCCAAGGCCGGATTCGATCAGCACGCGGCGGAACTCGGCGGCGTCGAGCGCCGGTTCGCTTGCGTACAGGATGTGGGAACGTTCAGCCATGCCAGCCAGACTGCACCAAGCAACGGCAGTTTCGAAGCTGTTTTCTCATGTGCACCGCCATGGACCAAGGCCCGACCGGGAACAGCCGCCTTTTATTTGCCCACGGCTTTGTGTAAACCGTGCGTCAGCAATCCCCTGCAACGAAGACACGGGCAAAAGCCATGGAAAAGTTCACCAAGCTCACCGGCGTCGCCGCGCCGATGCCGATCATCAATGTCGACACCGACATGATCATCCCCAAGGATTATCTGAAGACAATCAAGCGCACCGGGCTCGGCACCGGCCTGTTCGCCGAAATGCGCTACAATGACGACGGTTCGGAAAATCCGGATTTCGTGCTCAACAAGCCGGCCTACCGCAAGGCGCAGATTTTGGTCGCCGGCGACAATTTCGGCTGCGGCTCGTCGCGTGAGCACGCGCCATGGGCGCTGCTCGATTTCGGCATCCGCTGCGTTATCTCGACCTCGTTCGCCGACATCTTCTACAACAACTGC
This genomic interval carries:
- a CDS encoding GNAT family N-acetyltransferase, which encodes MAERSHILYASEPALDAAEFRRVLIESGLGETRPIDDEARLKTMLSGANLVLTARLDIAGKPLVGVARGITDFSWVCYISELAVSGSAQGLGIGKGLLNEARLQLGPSVAISLISVPDAVGFYERIGMSRMPDAFWFNRKR
- the leuD gene encoding 3-isopropylmalate dehydratase small subunit: MEKFTKLTGVAAPMPIINVDTDMIIPKDYLKTIKRTGLGTGLFAEMRYNDDGSENPDFVLNKPAYRKAQILVAGDNFGCGSSREHAPWALLDFGIRCVISTSFADIFYNNCFKNGVLPITVSPEDLEKLMDDASRGSNATLSVDLETKEIHGPDGGVVKFDLDDFKRHCMLNGLDDIGLTMEKAGAIASFEKRNAEQRPWA